One Patescibacteria group bacterium DNA segment encodes these proteins:
- a CDS encoding MFS transporter — MKESLRIKLGFASYDFSNSGYVLIFQSLLFPIIFTSAGSHLRINPDSIWGWIVAVSSILAILISPFLGKYADHRGRPFIFSLLVIAAGSIAALVSAFLTWHLLLLAIGFVIFNTLFELSQTIYDSFLKRLSTDNATTTSLSTFAWGFGYLGGALCAVLYLILEKINVTPSAMLFWFAVLFTILSLPSLRFFTRRDRAVTPMHTLPLKQILKPTMPLPWRHLLIYWIIADCVAAIMYFSPLYMHKEIGMDTSTIGALLLGTQIIAFPLTIVAGHVANKIGAVKMIQMNLIIWLFILLDLFFAKSLTHILIIVLPFAFVIGSTQAILRSHYAMHVGPEKAAEGFGFYAIAQKSAAVLSPVLTSIIIMLTGEIRFAFIALTILLVAAFFLSTHLPKIPNNNSGLV; from the coding sequence ATGAAAGAATCTCTTCGGATAAAACTTGGGTTCGCTTCGTATGATTTCAGCAATTCAGGATACGTGCTTATCTTCCAAAGCCTGCTTTTCCCTATTATCTTCACAAGTGCAGGAAGCCATCTGCGAATTAATCCTGATTCAATATGGGGATGGATTGTTGCGGTATCTTCTATCCTCGCCATTCTCATCTCTCCTTTTCTTGGTAAATACGCCGACCACCGAGGAAGACCTTTCATTTTTTCTCTTTTAGTTATTGCCGCCGGCAGCATCGCGGCACTCGTATCTGCATTTCTCACGTGGCATTTATTGCTGCTTGCCATTGGCTTTGTCATATTCAATACCCTGTTTGAATTATCCCAAACAATTTATGATTCCTTTCTCAAAAGACTGAGTACCGACAATGCCACCACGACTTCGCTTTCCACATTTGCCTGGGGATTCGGATATCTAGGAGGAGCATTGTGTGCGGTGTTGTATCTGATACTAGAAAAAATAAACGTCACCCCTTCAGCCATGCTGTTCTGGTTTGCAGTTCTCTTTACTATACTTTCACTTCCTTCGCTGCGATTCTTCACCCGCCGTGATAGAGCGGTGACACCTATGCACACTTTGCCCTTGAAACAAATACTGAAGCCAACAATGCCTCTCCCATGGCGACACTTGTTGATTTATTGGATCATTGCCGACTGCGTCGCGGCAATTATGTATTTTTCTCCCTTATACATGCATAAGGAAATTGGCATGGATACTAGTACGATCGGAGCGCTATTGCTCGGTACACAAATAATAGCGTTCCCTTTAACAATAGTAGCTGGCCACGTAGCCAATAAAATAGGTGCGGTGAAAATGATACAGATGAATTTAATTATTTGGCTCTTCATATTGCTCGATTTATTCTTTGCAAAATCGCTTACTCATATACTCATCATAGTACTTCCTTTTGCATTCGTGATCGGTTCCACGCAAGCAATACTTCGCTCACATTATGCCATGCACGTAGGACCGGAAAAGGCAGCGGAAGGTTTTGGTTTTTATGCGATCGCCCAGAAATCTGCCGCAGTACTCTCGCCCGTTCTTACCTCAATTATTATCATGCTTACGGGAGAGATTCGATTTGCATTTATTGCCCTCACGATTCTCTTGGTGGCAGCCTTTTTTCTTTCAACGCATTTACCCAAAATACCAAATAACAACAGTGGCTTAGTATGA
- the uppP gene encoding undecaprenyl-diphosphatase UppP, with protein sequence MTLLHSLILSLVEGITEFLPVSSTGHLIVAAKLLGLETTVFNTSFEIFIQLGAILAVVALYGKSFLRDRAAWQRVAAAFVPTALIGLALFKIIKETLLTDPRITVWALGIGGVALILFEWWHARRPQEARAETVAQLSWQKAMVVGLFQSLSIVPGVSRAAATIIGGLVMGWNRKTAVEFSFLLAAPTMLAASGLDLLKSGTSFSGQELSLLAAGFICSFSVALVVVKWFVRFIARHTFIPFGVYRILAALAFVWAMW encoded by the coding sequence ATGACCCTCCTCCACTCCCTCATCCTCTCCCTTGTCGAAGGCATTACGGAATTTTTGCCGGTGTCTTCGACCGGGCATCTGATTGTGGCGGCAAAATTGTTAGGCTTAGAGACGACTGTATTCAACACCAGTTTTGAAATTTTTATCCAGCTCGGCGCGATTTTGGCGGTCGTGGCGCTCTATGGAAAATCGTTTCTGCGGGACCGCGCCGCATGGCAGCGGGTGGCAGCGGCGTTTGTGCCGACCGCACTCATAGGGCTTGCGCTCTTTAAGATCATTAAGGAAACACTGCTCACTGACCCGCGCATAACCGTGTGGGCGCTGGGGATTGGCGGTGTCGCGCTCATACTCTTTGAATGGTGGCATGCGCGACGACCGCAAGAAGCTCGTGCCGAAACGGTTGCACAACTAAGCTGGCAAAAGGCAATGGTGGTAGGACTATTCCAATCATTATCAATCGTGCCTGGCGTGTCGCGTGCTGCCGCGACCATCATCGGCGGACTGGTGATGGGATGGAATAGAAAAACCGCAGTTGAATTTTCATTTCTTCTTGCCGCGCCTACCATGCTTGCCGCGAGCGGATTGGATTTGTTGAAATCAGGTACTTCATTTTCAGGGCAAGAATTGTCTCTGCTTGCGGCAGGGTTTATCTGCTCGTTTAGCGTAGCCTTGGTGGTAGTCAAATGGTTCGTGCGCTTCATAGCGCGCCATACGTTTATACCCTTCGGGGTGTATCGGATTCTCGCGGCGCTCGCGTTTGTCTGGGCGATGTGGTAA
- a CDS encoding ZIP family metal transporter: MSFLYPLVSVLAVSLVSFVGLFAISVNTERLKKVIFILISFAAGTLLGDAFLHILPEIVAEHGWSTTISIYLLISIVLFYCLEQFIQWHHYHHVSEEEKHPVGMLNLVGDGFHNFIDGLIIGSSYLVSAELGIATTLAVIFHEIPQEIGDFAILIHSGFTRRKALLYNFFSALTAVLGTLLAVWASARFEGVVPFLLALTAGGFIYIATADLIPELHKEVNIKKSFIQLFSFLCGMGLMYLLLTLE, translated from the coding sequence ATGTCTTTTCTCTATCCCTTGGTCAGCGTCCTTGCGGTGAGCCTTGTCTCTTTTGTTGGGCTCTTTGCGATCTCGGTCAATACCGAGCGTTTGAAAAAAGTTATTTTTATTCTCATTAGCTTTGCGGCAGGCACGCTCTTAGGCGATGCGTTCCTTCATATCCTCCCTGAAATTGTAGCAGAGCACGGATGGAGTACTACGATATCAATCTATTTACTTATTTCGATCGTACTTTTCTATTGTTTAGAGCAGTTTATCCAATGGCACCATTATCACCATGTGAGCGAGGAAGAGAAGCACCCGGTCGGCATGCTTAACCTGGTCGGCGACGGGTTCCACAATTTTATCGACGGGCTGATTATTGGCTCTTCCTATCTGGTGAGCGCTGAATTGGGCATTGCGACTACGCTCGCAGTCATCTTCCATGAGATTCCGCAGGAAATAGGGGATTTTGCGATCCTTATCCATAGCGGGTTTACGAGAAGGAAAGCGCTCCTTTATAATTTTTTTTCTGCCCTTACTGCGGTCTTGGGCACGCTGCTTGCGGTATGGGCAAGCGCACGATTTGAAGGGGTCGTTCCATTCCTTCTTGCGCTCACCGCAGGGGGTTTCATCTATATCGCGACCGCGGACCTCATCCCCGAACTCCACAAAGAGGTAAATATAAAAAAATCGTTTATTCAGCTCTTCTCGTTCCTCTGTGGCATGGGGCTCATGTATTTACTCCTCACGCTCGAATAA
- a CDS encoding LAGLIDADG family homing endonuclease has protein sequence MMSWNYIAGFFDGEGSVTHNGKGFRIHIPQTHLRVLQKIQDFIGTGHIAVVTKRKAHWKDNWLFYIAKQKDVKLFLQQVKPFVHVKKEHVFKALKAIQPLVDRQDARLKLAEYRKKRALELRNKDYSYRKIGKVLGIDWGYARRLTLNKN, from the coding sequence ATGATGAGTTGGAATTATATAGCAGGTTTTTTTGATGGAGAAGGCTCAGTGACCCACAATGGTAAAGGGTTCCGTATTCATATTCCACAGACCCATCTTAGGGTGTTACAAAAAATTCAAGATTTCATTGGGACAGGTCATATTGCAGTGGTCACAAAACGGAAAGCGCATTGGAAGGATAACTGGCTTTTTTACATTGCTAAACAAAAAGATGTGAAACTGTTTCTCCAACAGGTAAAGCCGTTTGTGCATGTAAAAAAGGAGCATGTCTTCAAAGCATTAAAAGCAATTCAGCCACTAGTAGACCGCCAAGACGCGAGACTCAAGTTGGCAGAATATAGAAAAAAGAGAGCATTGGAATTAAGAAATAAAGATTATTCATACCGTAAGATAGGCAAAGTGCTCGGTATTGACTGGGGTTATGCAAGAAGATTAACGTTAAATAAAAATTGA
- a CDS encoding cupin domain-containing protein, with the protein MQILKRQESIEHKNSEHCVAREYPIGDDYLNGALVTINGHYPESGNALNEHCQELAYIMADSGTITSGSMSIKLTEGDMVLISAGEQYYWEG; encoded by the coding sequence ATGCAAATACTCAAACGGCAAGAATCCATTGAGCATAAAAACAGCGAGCATTGTGTAGCCCGCGAATATCCTATTGGAGATGATTATTTGAACGGTGCGCTTGTCACTATCAATGGACATTATCCTGAATCTGGTAATGCACTAAATGAACACTGCCAAGAGCTTGCATACATAATGGCGGATTCTGGAACAATAACTTCCGGGAGTATGTCAATCAAATTGACTGAGGGAGATATGGTGCTTATTTCCGCGGGAGAGCAATATTATTGGGAAGGATAA
- the xerA gene encoding site-specific tyrosine recombinase/integron integrase gives MKTISHYIDEYMVDLEVEKGRSKMTVKNYRFYLKRFAAWAQDPEPYDITLDLVRRYRLWLNRLSDGQDAPLKRTTQNYHLIALRAFLKYLARRDVPTLAPEKIELARTPERQVSFLEGEELARFLDAPMQGAAQELVRVRDKAILETLFSTGLRVSELCALKKGDIPERRNDLTVRGKGGKLRVVFLSPEARTALAAYLTKRRDLSSYLFVRHDRASATSDAKKKGERMGMTPRSVERLVSRYARETGIMKHVSPHTLRHSFGTDLLRSGADLRAVQELLGHASITTTQIYTHVTDKHLKEVYDAFHGKTRESPHRRPAEEAGSGHSSH, from the coding sequence ATGAAAACAATCTCTCACTACATCGACGAATACATGGTGGATCTTGAGGTGGAGAAGGGGCGGTCTAAGATGACGGTAAAAAATTACCGTTTTTATTTAAAGCGTTTTGCCGCATGGGCGCAGGATCCAGAGCCATACGACATCACCCTTGATCTGGTCCGCCGTTACCGGTTGTGGCTCAATCGATTAAGCGATGGGCAGGATGCCCCTTTAAAGCGCACGACGCAGAATTACCACCTTATTGCGCTGCGCGCATTTTTAAAGTATCTCGCGCGGCGGGATGTGCCCACCCTTGCCCCGGAAAAGATAGAGCTCGCGCGCACTCCGGAGCGGCAGGTATCGTTTCTTGAGGGCGAAGAGCTCGCGCGATTCCTCGATGCACCCATGCAAGGCGCGGCGCAGGAATTGGTGCGTGTGCGCGATAAGGCGATTTTGGAGACGCTGTTTTCCACCGGTTTGCGCGTATCGGAACTGTGTGCGCTTAAAAAAGGGGATATCCCTGAGAGGCGCAATGACCTCACGGTGCGTGGCAAGGGCGGGAAGCTCCGCGTGGTGTTCCTTTCGCCGGAAGCGCGTACGGCGCTCGCGGCATACCTTACGAAACGCCGTGACCTTTCCTCGTATCTCTTTGTCCGCCACGACCGCGCATCCGCCACCTCGGATGCGAAGAAAAAAGGCGAGCGCATGGGAATGACGCCGCGCAGCGTGGAGCGCTTGGTCAGCCGTTATGCGCGCGAGACAGGCATTATGAAGCACGTCTCTCCCCACACGCTCCGCCATTCTTTCGGTACGGATCTTTTGCGGTCCGGCGCAGACCTTCGCGCTGTGCAGGAGCTCTTGGGGCACGCGTCCATCACCACCACGCAGATTTACACCCATGTCACGGATAAACATTTGAAAGAAGTCTATGACGCGTTTCATGGGAAGACGAGGGAGTCGCCTCATCGGCGACCCGCCGAAGAGGCGGGAAGTGGCCATTCGTCACATTGA